The DNA region TACAAACGTTAAGCCACACTTTGGTTATCGCTAGGGACAGTTATGAGTACAGAGCCTAAGTTTTAAGGTATAAGATTAAGTTTGAAAAGAGCTTACAAGTAAGTTAATTGcttagtatttttatactcactccATGTTATAAACCACTATTGATGGCAGGAGCATGTGGAGGCAATCTGCTGCAGGGGTTGCCATGTAGATCAGTCGTCTTCGTTCttgtcattttattattattttaaatgctaCTTCTCGAAACTTATGTATAGGACTCCGTGAACATTATCTTTGAACTATTTGTACATTGATATTgaattcttatttaaattttaaattccttgtgcacaaaagaaaatttactGCACTTTTTACCCTTAAGTATACGTGGTGACCAAATCGAGGTGTAAAAAATCGGGTCGTTAGAGATGCATTCATGTtgttagaatattttaaatgattattttttttacaccTAACATGTTATGCATGAAGTAATGGCCTTAGAAAAGTAGattccttccttcttcttctttttagttttgtttacaaaagattattttaacatttttaaatttaaatttagatataatattttaattagttaagcAGTTCAGTAATGTAAGTAGGGTTAAATAAatacgactcttcacaatggtatgatattgtccactttgagcataaactttcatgactttgctttaggctttcccGAAATGCCTAACAACggatggagagagtattctttgactATAAACTCATTCCCTAAATGAGTTGACgtggactttcatccaactaGTAGAACTTGATCATTGATTATTGACCGAATCATTTCGGTTAGAGCTCAAGTTTTGCATTGAACGAGCCCTCGACCAAAAATTCATGACAATTGCATACCGAAGTCTCAAATTTGCTAGCATCCCGAGCCCTAAAACGACTCATCAAGtgtttcaaacaaacaaagaggaagaaaaagagagagaaaagtgcaGCAAAACTGAGAAAAAATGGGcagattttataaattattagtaTTGAAAGACAACATGACATGAGATGACAAACATTCAAACATTAGACTGCCCCTGTtcctaaattaaataactcAGCTCAACTAATCTCTCAAACCCACAGTGGCCCTCTTTGATTGTGACTCTCTGTTTCAAGATTATGTAATCAAAGGGATTCATTCATTCTATGAAACCAAATCTCTTCTTCTACAACAACTTATCCAGATTTCTAAAATTCTATCACGTTTAGATTCAATCTAAGCTTAGCCCCTTTGTGGGTTCCTATTGATCTAACTCCTTGTTCTTTATTGTAATCCCTAGCTCCCCTGCAACAATCACGGTGGTAGCCATGTCAAGAAACATACCGTGTTCCACCACTCCAGCCAGCCGCAAGATTCTGTCACTCGCCACCTTCAAATCGCCGATAGCTTTCTTGAAATACAAATCCACAATATAGTTCCCATTGTCCGTCACATAGGGCTCGCCATCGTCTCCAACAGTCCGAAGCTTCGCAACGCAATCGGTGTCTTCGAAGAGGTTCTGAAGGCGAACGGCCGTGAATTTCCAGCAATACGGCACAACCTCAACAGGCATTGCGAGCCCACTTCCACCGATGTACTCAACGAGCTTGGATTCGTCGACGATGACTATGAACTTTTTACAAACACATTCCACCATCTTCTCACGGAGAAGGGAACCGCCTCTGCCTTTCACCAAATTGAGATGGGGATCGACCTCGTCGGCGCCGTCGATGGCGAGATCGATGACGGGATGCGAATCGAGATCGGACAAAGGGATTCCTAAGGAAACGGCTTGGTCGTAGGTTTTCTTGGAGGTGGGTATTCCGACGATGTCCTTGAGAGTTCCCTGTCGGAGAAGTTCGGCAATCCGGTCGACAGCGTGCTTAGCTGTGGAGCCGGTTCCGAGGCCGAGAACCATACCGGAGTGAACAAACTCGACGGCCTTGTAGGCGGCAGCCTTCTTGTAATCGTCCTGAGAGAAAATGGGCGGGGAGAGGGGGacggaagaaggaagaagaagagcggCGGCCATGGGGGGGTTGTCGGACCCCATGAAATTGGGGAGATAAGGAATGGCCATTGTTGCAGAGAAATGAGAGGAATGGaatcaaaatggaaagatGGGTATCATGGGGGAGAGTCCAAATTGAAAGAGGGATTGGATTAatggaagaaattgaagaagaacaagaatctAGGAGTATAATTGAAGGAGGGAATGTGTGGCGGAGAAGATTGGAAGCGATGCAGAGCAGAGATAGGGTTAAGAAGGGGACGGTGTAGGGAAGGTCTTGTTTGGTTCTCTTGGGAAAATGGGCTTTTATAAGCCCCAAAACGCGGTGGTCCTCTGGATTTCAACTCTCTGCTTTTGGCGCTTTCACGCCATGGGAGACACATTCgattcaacaaatttatatcttttctctttcttttttttcattacatGATCCATACCTTCAAAATAGCGGATCAAATCATGAGTTCTCATCCCGGGTTAGAGATCAAACTGcgtttcatatttttctcatttagtATTCACTCGTTAATTCTAGATCAATCTACTCTATAAACCTAAACTTGAATTCTTATGAACTATAGGACAGGTACGACATATAAGTTGATCCTTCgtgagattaaaaaatatttaaatcatagTCTAATTGATTTCATAATCTATGAATCCATTTGACATTAATTACAATTCTATACATGACTTTGAATTTCCTCGAGCCGTACGAGGAGAAAACTTCTTATACGGTTCTGGGGGGGGGTATTGTTAATTTACATCTATCCCAATGAGCCGTTTATCGAATCATTGCAATTGATGTTCGAGCccgaagagaaggaagagatctTCGTAAAGTGGGTTTTTATGATCCAATAAAGAATCAAACctatttaaaaacatatgTTGATTGAACTAATAGGTGCTGGGTGAGGGCTTAAAGACCCTAA from Cucurbita pepo subsp. pepo cultivar mu-cu-16 unplaced genomic scaffold, ASM280686v2 Cp4.1_scaffold000458, whole genome shotgun sequence includes:
- the LOC111785349 gene encoding probable ribose-5-phosphate isomerase 2; the protein is MAIPYLPNFMGSDNPPMAAALLLPSSVPLSPPIFSQDDYKKAAAYKAVEFVHSGMVLGLGTGSTAKHAVDRIAELLRQGTLKDIVGIPTSKKTYDQAVSLGIPLSDLDSHPVIDLAIDGADEVDPHLNLVKGRGGSLLREKMVECVCKKFIVIVDESKLVEYIGGSGLAMPVEVVPYCWKFTAVRLQNLFEDTDCVAKLRTVGDDGEPYVTDNGNYIVDLYFKKAIGDLKVASDRILRLAGVVEHGMFLDMATTVIVAGELGITIKNKELDQ